The Apostichopus japonicus isolate 1M-3 chromosome 1, ASM3797524v1, whole genome shotgun sequence DNA segment CTGTAAAGTCTTCTTGCATCCAATTGTACACAGTATTTAATTGCACTTCAGTTAATTCAATGTGACAGCACAGAGTTTTATGCCTACGTGTCCGCTGCACTGACGTGGCACCAAAAGATCCTTTCGTATCGgtggaaaaaaaatacatatagtGGGTGTACTAACACCACTACTGAACTTTGATTCTGTTTGTCAATATAAGCATATCCTCAGAAACTAGGTTTCATTTGTGGTTCATGTATCCTTTCTTTTTAAGTCAATAATTATAGGAAACCCAAGATGACGACGAACAAATCTGTTATTGTTGTTCTATAATGCTTAACACGTCATATTATACGTAAGTCGTCTAACGTAGCCATATTCCATCTCAAAGCCACAGGGGGAATATTATAGATATCATGATCATGAAAACTATGAAACTTCATGCATATCTTTAAATGACATAGGAGGTAGGCCTTGGGACAGTCACTGTTTGCCACAACAGCTACGGCAACCTTTTGACACTACACCAAACGTGTAGTGAGACCGTACAAGCTCTCACTCTAACATAGGTAATTTGTACTCGTATTCGCACTCGCGAATCAGTGTTCTCATATTAGTACCGGGGCCATTTTGAATAgtagtcataggcgtaggaggctggAGCTGCAGCTTCACCCGAAGATATTGccgtgaaaattcgggcaatatgctgatattgTTTCGGGCACAGCAATAATTGAAATAATCTTGTTTGATGAGAATCAGTAGTTCTGTAGAAAACTCAGCCTCAGGTAATTAGACTAACGTTCTAAACTTGCCCGACTAATCCGACATTGATGTTGTGGAGTTTTGACACAGTTTGAACTCCATGGTTTCCTTCCATGTCCAATACTTTGTTGTGATATGTATCACTGTTGCAATTCTTTATAACGATTTCGATCCACCAGTATGCCTTTCCAcattggttacatttttcgggcaTATCGTAACAGcccccgcccgcccccccccctccccaagcaTAGTGGGCGTCTACACCCATGATGGTAGTAGTAGCAACGATGGACTGACGGTGATCTTGGTCTTTGGCAGAACAAAATCTGATCGAATTGTGCTAAGAAAAGTCCTACAGCAAATATTTACAGTCTACCTCAATATAATAATTTCAATAGTAGCTAAAATTCTAACcaagttatatatttacatatatctaCCTAAACGGATTCCTAAACTAGTTAGCAATCATTTTTGAAATgttcaactttaaaatatcgTTTTTGAGTGTGTTTTATTGGCAATTTCACCAACTGGCTATACAGGTTAAAACTCAGCGAAGGACTGTATAttcatacaaataaatacacgTTCCTGTTCTTCAGAGTAGCCTAACCCACTTACTAATTAAAGTAGTAAACATCGGAAAATAACAGAAGTTTGAAGAATGCCTCAGTTCTGCCGAGATATTAAAACCCTGTAACTATATCAAATGCCCTATTGATGATAACTAAAAAGTATGTTATTAAAAAGgccattttgttgtaaaaaaCTTTAAATACTGAGATTTGTGATTGAGAATGGACCGGGATCTATTTGTCTGAAGGTTTTTCCTCAAACATTACGCCCCACCCCGCCACCTCCACTTCACCACACAAACACTCTCTACTCAGATTGAACCCTCTTCCGCCGCACACACACTTTATATATTTTCGTATGTACTCCTATCTGGGTTTTCCAGTGGTTGATCTAATGCTTTATCTGAGGCTATCCCGCAATTCTCGGAATCCTTACTAAGAGACCTTCCATCCATGCTTGAATCTAACGATAATTTAGCTGGTTggatttctgtttctttttctcctttgcTAGTTTCAATTTGTGCATAAATCGGTGTCAAGTTATAAATTTCGTCCCAATTGTCCCCGTTTCCAAATTTCTCTTCAACAACGATACCTGTTGAATCTGTCTCCAAGAATGTTTGGTTTGAGGGAATACTAAGTGAACCTCCGCTGTTGCTTGATGATAATTGCGGTCGTTGTTTCTTGACCTCAAGTATTCCTTCACCATTTACCTTTGTTGtttcaaataattttatttcttcaagTTTTGAGCTTTTATTACATTTCTTTACCACGTTCATATTTTCGTACATATCTTCGGTCAGTAGAAATGATGATCCAGTTTGATCAAGGATTGAGACATCCTCGGCTTGCCTTGTCGGAGAAGATTTGTTGTCTGTTCTAACAAGTTTTTCATCATTGCTGATTGAAATATCCTTCCTTACAAAAGTTGGTGTCAAGTAAATACTTGTGTTATGACATGTTCCTCTTTCAACCTTTGCATGGCTATCTAGAATTCCGAGAGAACCCATCAATAACTCCCTGGAACGAGAACGCTTTCTATATCTAATCACTGCAAACGTGAGCAATATTAGCAGAGACAAAAGCAACGTAAACAACATTGCTAGTTTGATTATCAACATGGTTGTTTCATCTTCAAACACAAGTGACGTCATTTCAGTCGTAGCAACTGTTTCCATATTAATCGTTGTGGACATCAGGTCAATGGAATGGTAATCTTCACTGGTATAGGCGTCTCCATCGTACGCACATGTAAAGTTTTGACGAGATAAGGAAGAAAAcagtactttttttaattcaacGGGCAACCAACATCTAGTCTTAATGTCAAGAGAATTAAGGAAATGGATAAACGACCACAAACTGCAATCACAAGTCCATGGATTCCCCCAAGCGCCGACAATTGACAGTTGGGAAAGACTGCGAAACAATTCTATTGAGACAAACGATAATCGATTTCTATCAATACGTAATGTTTTTAAGTTATGCAAATCTAGGAAGGCATCGTTATCAATAAATGTTATACGATTATTGGATATGTCAAGTATACGTAGGCTGATAAGCCCTCGGAAGGTACCCGAGTTGATTTGGGTCAAATTATTTGTCGACATACGAATTTCATTCAAGTGTGACAATGACGAGAAAGATCCATCTTCAACAGTTTCTAAACTATTCTTAGAGAGATTAATTTTTCTCAAGTTTTCATTAGCACTAAAGTCCTTGGTACTGATGTTGACGATACCATGACCATTGAGATCCAATATAGTAGTGTCATGAGGAATTTGTTGTGGAATACGAATTAAACGGTTGACTGTATTATTGCAAAAGAAAGTCGTAGACTGACAAAAGCATCCGAGTACGTCCGG contains these protein-coding regions:
- the LOC139972007 gene encoding uncharacterized protein, with translation MWTHHAIRNKLDDIKRIHIPYLYIYIYIHINIYIYIYAKKTHGVCVSVHVNMTIVVTMCVINCLLKLGVLASVVSGVQSCPDVLGCFCQSTTFFCNNTVNRLIRIPQQIPHDTTILDLNGHGIVNISTKDFSANENLRKINLSKNSLETVEDGSFSSLSHLNEIRMSTNNLTQINSGTFRGLISLRILDISNNRITFIDNDAFLDLHNLKTLRIDRNRLSFVSIELFRSLSQLSIVGAWGNPWTCDCSLWSFIHFLNSLDIKTRCWLPVELKKVLFSSLSRQNFTCAYDGDAYTSEDYHSIDLMSTTINMETVATTEMTSLVFEDETTMLIIKLAMLFTLLLSLLILLTFAVIRYRKRSRSRELLMGSLGILDSHAKVERGTCHNTSIYLTPTFVRKDISISNDEKLVRTDNKSSPTRQAEDVSILDQTGSSFLLTEDMYENMNVVKKCNKSSKLEEIKLFETTKVNGEGILEVKKQRPQLSSSNSGGSLSIPSNQTFLETDSTGIVVEEKFGNGDNWDEIYNLTPIYAQIETSKGEKETEIQPAKLSLDSSMDGRSLSKDSENCGIASDKALDQPLENPDRSTYENI